A single region of the Elizabethkingia sp. JS20170427COW genome encodes:
- a CDS encoding SGNH/GDSL hydrolase family protein has product MKKYILTSLSIAAMLFVTSCKTDFDQDVSQIKPTSGQADFSNYIALGNSLTSGYRDNALYIDGQNESYPSMIAAQMKLAGGGEFVQPLMNDNIGGLVLGGNLIQATKVYLKGFQDGSPIIENISGTPSTDITKKISGNLNNFGVPGAKSFHLLAAGYGNVAGVAAGKANPYYVRFASSATSSVVDDAAAKKPTFYSLWIGNNDVLSYSIGGGVGKDQTGNLDPSTYGSEDITDPKVLASSIEGIIMKMSAAGATKGVIANIPDVAAIPYFRTVPYNPLSPANPSFGPMIPTLNQTFGALNSVFVALGVPERSITFSSNAASAIVIKDKNLKDISAQLTQALAPVLGAQKAALFGMLYGQARQANAKDYVVLTASSAIGKVNTAAVQYLMGLGLSQAEAGQLAINGVTYPMEDKYVLTEQEQKPVATAVAAYNASISALASKYGLALVDANKKMVELNSQSGISWNGVKYSAAFITGGAFSLDGVHLTGRGYAVIANEFIKQINATYGSTLPYVNANQYSGIKFP; this is encoded by the coding sequence ATGAAAAAATATATTTTAACTTCGCTATCAATAGCTGCTATGCTATTTGTTACGAGTTGTAAAACCGATTTCGACCAGGATGTAAGTCAAATAAAACCCACTTCAGGACAGGCAGATTTTAGCAACTACATTGCATTAGGAAACTCTTTAACATCAGGATATAGAGACAATGCTCTTTATATAGACGGACAAAATGAATCTTACCCTTCTATGATTGCAGCTCAGATGAAGTTAGCAGGAGGAGGAGAGTTTGTACAACCTTTAATGAATGATAATATTGGAGGTTTGGTCTTAGGAGGAAATCTAATCCAAGCGACTAAAGTATATCTTAAGGGATTCCAAGATGGGTCTCCTATTATTGAAAACATCTCTGGAACTCCAAGTACAGATATTACGAAAAAAATATCAGGAAATCTTAATAATTTTGGAGTTCCAGGAGCAAAATCTTTCCATCTATTAGCAGCAGGATATGGTAATGTTGCAGGAGTTGCTGCTGGAAAAGCCAATCCTTATTATGTGAGATTTGCGAGTTCTGCAACTTCTAGTGTAGTAGATGATGCAGCAGCTAAAAAACCAACTTTCTATTCTTTATGGATAGGGAATAATGATGTATTAAGCTATTCCATTGGGGGGGGAGTAGGTAAAGACCAAACAGGTAATTTAGATCCTTCTACTTATGGGTCAGAAGATATCACCGATCCTAAAGTGTTAGCATCCTCTATAGAAGGTATTATCATGAAAATGAGTGCTGCAGGAGCGACAAAAGGAGTAATTGCCAATATCCCTGATGTGGCTGCTATACCGTATTTTAGAACAGTGCCTTACAATCCATTGTCTCCAGCAAATCCTAGTTTTGGACCGATGATTCCTACTTTAAATCAAACTTTTGGAGCATTAAATTCGGTTTTTGTAGCTTTAGGTGTACCTGAAAGAAGTATTACATTTTCTAGCAATGCAGCAAGTGCTATTGTCATAAAAGATAAAAACCTTAAAGATATTAGTGCTCAGCTTACCCAAGCATTAGCACCTGTATTAGGAGCTCAAAAAGCGGCTCTATTCGGAATGTTATATGGACAGGCAAGACAGGCAAATGCTAAAGATTATGTTGTGTTGACTGCCTCTTCAGCAATAGGAAAAGTAAATACGGCGGCAGTACAGTACCTGATGGGTCTTGGACTTTCTCAAGCGGAGGCAGGTCAGTTAGCAATTAATGGGGTTACTTATCCTATGGAAGATAAATATGTACTGACAGAACAAGAGCAAAAACCTGTTGCTACAGCAGTAGCGGCTTATAATGCTTCTATTTCAGCTTTAGCAAGTAAATATGGTCTTGCTTTGGTAGATGCTAATAAGAAGATGGTAGAGTTGAATAGCCAATCTGGGATTTCTTGGAATGGTGTGAAATATTCTGCTGCATTTATTACAGGTGGAGCTTTCTCATTAGATGGAGTGCACCTTACAGGACGTGGATATGCAGTAATAGCAAATGAATTTATCAAACAGATCAATGCTACTTATGGTTCTACACTTCCTTATGTAAATGCAAATCAATACTCAGGAATTAAATTCCCTTAA
- a CDS encoding ribose-phosphate pyrophosphokinase, whose amino-acid sequence MTELQQTYLFSTRSSRELAEKIAKHYGQELGAINILNFSDGEFEPVLEQSVRGGRVFLIGSTFPPADNLLELLLMIDAAKRASAKNITVVLPYYGLARQDRKDKPRAPIGAKLVANLLTAAGATRIMTMDLHADQIQGFFEIPVDHLYASTIFVDYIKSLNLDNLTIASPDMGGAKRARNYASYLGAEVVIAYKERKKANVVDEMFLIGDVKDRNVILIDDMIDTAGTLCKAADILMSKGAKSVRAIASHGVLSGKAYENIENSAMLEVIVTDSIPVKTSLSSKIKVLSCAPLFADVMKSVHSHHSISDKFVI is encoded by the coding sequence ATGACTGAATTACAACAGACCTACCTTTTCTCTACCAGAAGCAGTAGAGAACTGGCTGAAAAAATCGCTAAACACTATGGCCAGGAGCTTGGGGCTATTAATATTCTTAACTTTAGCGATGGAGAGTTTGAACCTGTTCTTGAGCAATCGGTAAGAGGTGGGCGAGTATTTTTAATAGGATCTACTTTTCCTCCTGCTGATAATCTTTTGGAACTTTTGTTAATGATTGACGCAGCGAAAAGAGCTTCTGCAAAAAATATTACAGTAGTACTTCCTTATTATGGATTGGCAAGACAAGACAGAAAAGACAAACCAAGAGCTCCGATAGGTGCTAAATTGGTAGCTAACTTGCTTACTGCTGCAGGAGCAACAAGAATTATGACCATGGATCTTCACGCAGATCAAATCCAAGGTTTCTTTGAAATCCCAGTAGATCACTTGTATGCATCTACAATTTTTGTAGATTATATCAAGTCATTAAATCTTGATAATCTTACTATTGCTTCTCCAGATATGGGAGGTGCTAAGAGAGCGAGAAACTACGCTAGCTACCTAGGTGCTGAAGTGGTAATTGCTTATAAAGAAAGAAAAAAAGCCAATGTAGTGGATGAAATGTTCCTAATTGGTGATGTAAAAGATAGAAATGTAATCCTTATCGATGATATGATTGATACTGCGGGTACTCTTTGTAAGGCAGCAGATATCTTAATGTCTAAAGGAGCAAAATCTGTAAGAGCAATTGCTTCTCACGGAGTGCTTTCTGGTAAGGCTTATGAGAATATTGAGAACTCTGCAATGCTGGAAGTTATTGTAACTGATTCAATTCCAGTAAAAACTTCTTTGTCATCTAAAATAAAAGTGTTATCTTGCGCCCCATTATTTGCTGATGTAATGAAGTCGGTTCACTCTCATCATTCTATCAGTGATAAGTTTGTTATTTAG
- a CDS encoding gliding motility lipoprotein GldH: protein MKILKFFTVLGILLEITSCIPPNEQVKTIPLDGEWLSKYPAKFEFTIEDYQTPKNIIFVIRNNNSYPYSNIRLFTSIYSDKAKNQSKTDTLNYIMAKPNGEWLGTGFGNTKEMLFLYKSAYQFPKNGKYIIEVKHAMRKNPLIGLDDIGIKIETLNP, encoded by the coding sequence ATGAAAATTCTTAAATTTTTCACTGTTTTAGGAATTTTATTAGAGATTACAAGCTGTATTCCTCCTAATGAACAAGTAAAAACCATTCCTCTAGATGGGGAATGGCTTTCCAAATATCCTGCAAAATTCGAATTTACAATTGAGGATTACCAAACCCCCAAAAACATTATATTTGTAATAAGAAATAACAACTCCTATCCTTATTCGAATATTAGGCTGTTTACCTCCATCTATTCTGATAAGGCTAAAAACCAAAGCAAAACCGACACTCTTAATTATATTATGGCTAAGCCTAATGGAGAGTGGTTAGGAACAGGTTTTGGTAATACCAAGGAGATGTTATTTTTATATAAATCAGCTTATCAATTTCCTAAAAACGGAAAATATATCATTGAGGTAAAACATGCCATGCGTAAAAACCCATTGATAGGCTTAGACGATATTGGTATAAAAATAGAAACGCTTAATCCCTAG
- a CDS encoding 50S ribosomal protein L25/general stress protein Ctc, whose protein sequence is MKSITIQGTKRESVGKKSTKALRDAELVPCVVYGGKEPLNFSAAEKAFKNLVYTPDAHTATLVIDGETIEAVLQDIQFHPITDKILHADFYQLSADKPVIMEVPVRITGRAKGVVAGGVLRQSFRKLSVKAIPANLPDEVVVDVTPLKIGNKLYVESLKNDQYTFMHPDNAVVAAVKMSRNAMKNAAAMQEEEDE, encoded by the coding sequence ATGAAATCTATTACAATTCAAGGTACAAAAAGAGAAAGCGTGGGCAAAAAGTCTACTAAAGCTTTACGTGATGCTGAATTAGTTCCTTGTGTTGTTTATGGAGGAAAAGAACCTTTGAACTTCTCTGCAGCAGAGAAAGCTTTCAAAAACTTGGTTTACACTCCAGACGCACACACGGCTACTTTAGTGATCGATGGTGAAACAATTGAAGCCGTGCTTCAAGATATCCAGTTCCACCCAATTACTGATAAAATCCTTCACGCAGACTTCTATCAATTGTCAGCTGATAAACCAGTAATTATGGAAGTTCCTGTAAGAATTACAGGTCGTGCGAAAGGTGTTGTTGCAGGTGGTGTTTTAAGACAATCTTTCAGAAAACTTTCTGTTAAAGCGATTCCTGCTAACTTGCCAGATGAGGTAGTGGTTGACGTTACTCCGCTTAAAATTGGTAACAAACTTTATGTGGAAAGTCTTAAAAACGATCAATACACTTTCATGCACCCAGACAATGCAGTAGTTGCTGCTGTTAAGATGTCTAGAAATGCGATGAAGAATGCTGCAGCAATGCAGGAAGAAGAAGATGAATAA
- a CDS encoding DUF5687 family protein has product MLLKLVQLELKSFFRSKSLGTNLGGKILVFFLTLYIVASLFTAALGGYEILKSKFHLDPLQVLCKSLLYFIAYDLFLRYMLQQLSIQNIKPFLELNMKKKTLVQYTLLKSFGSFFCWGWLFFFLPYSVRLVMDGANIWGVIGLNCCIIFLLLINNFLNFILNSKGNWVYSIAGTVTLLAVLDYFKIFSFLKISETIFYTVYQYAWLAIIPLVFAYISFYLAYRFVLKSFYLDEGLEKKTIEGKTENIAYLDRYGVVGTFINNDIRLLKRNKLAKNILYTGIIFLFYGLLFLSSDTYKSPYMMVFLGLFITGGFQFSYGQNIPSLDSSYFPLMMTLNVPFKDYLNSKWMLMNIATIICLILGSFYIYFSWTLYLSIIAGAIYNLGVNSQIILLGGAFNKIPLDLNSNTKSLFNKNSFNIKSLLLLIPQLLIPILIFGIGNHFLGIYVAILLIAIIGVIGLLLKKRLFNYIEKLYKKEKYSMLIAFKQDK; this is encoded by the coding sequence ATGTTATTAAAACTCGTCCAGCTAGAACTAAAAAGCTTTTTCAGATCTAAGTCGCTAGGAACTAACCTAGGTGGAAAAATCCTTGTATTCTTCCTAACGCTCTACATTGTTGCCAGTCTTTTTACTGCCGCTCTAGGAGGTTATGAAATCCTGAAATCTAAATTTCATCTGGATCCTTTACAAGTGCTTTGTAAGTCATTGTTATATTTTATAGCTTACGATTTATTCTTAAGGTATATGCTACAACAGCTTTCCATCCAAAATATAAAACCTTTCCTTGAGCTTAATATGAAGAAAAAAACTCTAGTACAATATACATTACTAAAAAGTTTTGGTTCTTTTTTCTGCTGGGGTTGGTTATTTTTTTTCCTTCCTTATTCAGTAAGGTTGGTAATGGATGGAGCGAATATTTGGGGAGTTATAGGGCTCAATTGTTGTATTATTTTTCTTTTACTCATTAATAATTTTCTCAATTTTATATTAAACAGCAAAGGTAATTGGGTTTATTCCATCGCTGGGACAGTTACCCTACTCGCTGTTTTGGATTATTTCAAGATTTTTTCCTTCTTAAAAATTTCCGAAACTATATTTTACACGGTGTACCAATATGCTTGGCTCGCTATTATTCCTCTCGTTTTCGCATACATTAGCTTTTATTTAGCTTATCGTTTTGTATTAAAATCCTTTTACCTAGATGAAGGATTAGAAAAGAAAACCATTGAAGGGAAAACAGAGAATATAGCATATTTAGATCGCTATGGAGTTGTAGGAACTTTCATTAATAATGACATTCGTCTTTTAAAGAGAAATAAACTTGCAAAAAACATCCTCTATACGGGAATAATTTTCCTATTCTATGGATTATTATTTTTGTCTAGCGACACCTATAAATCCCCTTACATGATGGTGTTTTTAGGATTATTTATTACAGGAGGTTTCCAATTTAGCTATGGGCAAAACATTCCTTCTTTGGACAGTTCCTATTTTCCTTTAATGATGACTTTAAATGTTCCTTTCAAAGACTATCTCAATTCAAAATGGATGCTGATGAATATTGCAACCATCATCTGCCTTATCTTGGGAAGTTTTTATATCTATTTTAGTTGGACTCTTTATCTTAGCATCATTGCTGGGGCTATTTATAACTTAGGAGTTAACTCGCAAATAATTCTTTTAGGAGGAGCTTTTAATAAAATCCCTTTAGACCTTAACTCCAATACAAAGTCTTTATTCAACAAAAATAGTTTCAACATTAAAAGCTTGTTGTTGCTTATCCCACAACTATTAATTCCTATTCTTATTTTCGGAATCGGAAATCACTTTCTAGGAATTTATGTTGCTATACTGCTCATCGCTATTATTGGAGTTATTGGGCTTCTTTTGAAAAAAAGATTGTTCAATTATATCGAAAAGCTATACAAAAAAGAAAAATATAGCATGCTCATCGCCTTCAAACAAGATAAATAA
- a CDS encoding regulatory iron-sulfur-containing complex subunit RicT, whose translation MSCGCKTSGDSSHSCGTKSANGCEQVDTCGNSYKLSVFDWLSEVGQPQSNQCEYVEVRFKNDRKAFFHNPNHLPLHIGSIVTVESNPGHDIGIVSLTGELVAIQMKRKKAQQEQALKIYRISNAKDVETWQELRKKEEAIKLEARKIARNLELEMKITDIEYQGDGAKITFYYTAEGRVDFRQLIKEYAMSFRTKIDMKQIGYRQEAAKVGGIGSCGRELCCSTWLTDFRSVNTQAARYQQLSINPQKLAGQCGKLKCCLNYELDSYMDSLSNFPSSSTILDTEKGRAFCIKIDVFKKKMWFAYVENSMSWYDLDIQEVKRLISKNKRGEKTPPLEDLKADEKVTQPVDLIQENSVDRFEKKKKSRNRNNNRDKQNAPVKTTEGKKNTPPARKKNDIQEASKPKTEPSSEIKKEKAPFKGRKPFNKNKKKPRKPDENS comes from the coding sequence ATGAGTTGTGGATGTAAGACATCCGGCGATTCTAGCCATTCATGCGGAACAAAATCTGCAAATGGATGTGAACAAGTAGATACCTGCGGGAATAGTTATAAATTAAGTGTATTTGATTGGTTATCAGAAGTGGGTCAACCCCAATCCAACCAATGTGAATATGTAGAAGTACGTTTTAAAAACGATCGAAAAGCCTTTTTTCATAACCCAAATCACCTCCCTTTACATATAGGTAGCATTGTTACGGTAGAATCTAACCCGGGACACGATATAGGTATTGTAAGCCTAACAGGAGAATTGGTAGCGATACAGATGAAGCGCAAAAAAGCCCAACAAGAGCAAGCGCTAAAAATCTACCGAATCTCCAATGCCAAAGACGTAGAAACCTGGCAGGAATTAAGAAAAAAAGAAGAAGCCATTAAGCTTGAAGCTCGCAAAATTGCCCGAAACCTTGAATTGGAAATGAAAATTACCGATATTGAATACCAAGGTGATGGAGCAAAAATAACCTTCTACTACACTGCAGAAGGTAGAGTAGATTTCAGACAGCTAATTAAGGAATATGCCATGTCTTTCCGTACCAAGATCGACATGAAACAAATTGGTTATCGCCAAGAAGCCGCTAAAGTAGGAGGCATTGGCTCTTGTGGTAGAGAGTTATGCTGTTCTACATGGCTTACAGATTTTAGATCGGTTAATACCCAAGCTGCTAGATATCAACAGCTCAGCATTAACCCTCAAAAACTTGCGGGACAATGTGGGAAGCTAAAATGTTGCCTCAACTATGAGCTGGACAGCTATATGGACTCTTTAAGCAATTTTCCTTCTTCTTCTACCATCTTAGATACTGAAAAAGGACGCGCTTTTTGTATAAAAATAGACGTTTTCAAAAAGAAAATGTGGTTTGCTTATGTTGAAAATTCCATGAGTTGGTATGACCTTGATATACAAGAAGTAAAAAGGCTTATTTCTAAAAACAAAAGAGGAGAGAAAACACCTCCATTAGAAGATCTTAAAGCTGATGAAAAAGTAACTCAACCTGTGGATCTTATCCAAGAAAATAGCGTTGACCGTTTCGAAAAGAAAAAGAAAAGCAGAAACAGAAATAATAATAGGGATAAACAAAATGCTCCTGTAAAAACAACAGAAGGAAAGAAAAATACTCCTCCTGCGAGAAAGAAAAATGATATACAAGAGGCATCAAAGCCCAAAACTGAACCTTCTTCTGAAATAAAAAAAGAAAAAGCTCCTTTCAAAGGACGAAAACCTTTCAATAAAAACAAAAAAAAGCCTAGAAAGCCCGATGAAAATTCTTAA
- a CDS encoding OmpP1/FadL family transporter, which translates to MKKFFLPIALAASVASYAGGFRLSLQGVKQLAMAHTSAHTEDASVAFFNPAGISFVPSKLSVAAGGFGVNTKMTFQDTNTLQSFKTDNPVGTPIYAAVTYKVLDNLSVGFSFTTPYGSHLIWDDNWSGKDVVQELDLKSFFFTPMISYKLAPWMSVGVSYTHATGKLNWDRAVTLINGEMNLKDEKAKGNGFGLGFYFRPDEKLDVSVAYRSAITMKAKNGRAQFSGVSSSLYPLLGLDANGGDRFRAQLPLVDEYTLGLTYKITPRWSVSGDFNYYGWEKYSKLTIDFANATVGNQASDPTQYVNPKEFKNSKSFRIGTQYWFNDKIAGRLGYYFDESPYADDKFSPETPSMDANVLTGGLGLKFGKLGVDLAASYNFYRSRIVSNNFYPINGQIKGSAFIFGLGLSYNAF; encoded by the coding sequence ATGAAAAAATTTTTTTTACCCATAGCATTAGCCGCTAGTGTTGCATCCTATGCAGGTGGATTTAGATTGTCACTGCAAGGGGTAAAGCAATTAGCAATGGCTCATACGAGTGCACATACCGAGGATGCAAGTGTTGCGTTTTTTAATCCAGCTGGGATTTCTTTTGTTCCATCTAAATTAAGTGTTGCTGCTGGAGGTTTTGGTGTAAACACTAAAATGACTTTCCAAGATACCAATACATTGCAATCTTTTAAGACAGATAATCCTGTAGGAACTCCTATTTATGCAGCAGTAACATATAAAGTATTAGATAATTTATCTGTGGGTTTTAGTTTTACTACTCCCTATGGTAGCCATCTAATATGGGATGATAATTGGTCTGGTAAAGATGTTGTTCAGGAATTGGATTTAAAGTCGTTTTTCTTCACTCCTATGATTTCTTATAAATTAGCGCCATGGATGTCCGTAGGAGTTAGCTATACTCACGCAACAGGAAAACTAAACTGGGATAGAGCAGTTACTTTGATTAATGGAGAGATGAATCTGAAAGATGAAAAGGCAAAAGGTAATGGATTTGGTTTAGGATTTTATTTTAGACCAGATGAAAAATTAGATGTATCTGTTGCTTATCGTTCAGCAATTACGATGAAGGCTAAAAATGGTAGAGCTCAGTTTTCAGGAGTGTCTAGTTCTTTATACCCTTTATTGGGATTAGATGCTAATGGAGGAGATCGCTTTAGAGCTCAGTTACCTTTGGTGGATGAGTATACCCTAGGACTTACTTATAAGATTACCCCAAGATGGTCGGTTTCTGGAGATTTTAACTACTATGGTTGGGAAAAGTATAGCAAATTGACAATTGACTTTGCAAACGCAACAGTAGGAAACCAAGCAAGCGATCCTACCCAATATGTAAACCCTAAGGAATTTAAGAATTCCAAGTCTTTTAGAATAGGAACCCAGTATTGGTTCAATGATAAGATTGCAGGTAGATTAGGATATTATTTTGATGAATCTCCTTATGCGGATGATAAATTCAGCCCTGAAACCCCTTCCATGGATGCTAATGTATTAACAGGAGGTTTGGGATTGAAGTTTGGTAAATTAGGGGTAGATCTTGCAGCTAGTTATAATTTCTATAGAAGTAGAATAGTTAGCAATAACTTTTATCCAATTAATGGACAAATTAAAGGTAGTGCATTTATCTTTGGTTTAGGTCTTTCGTATAACGCCTTTTAA
- a CDS encoding ABC transporter ATP-binding protein: MITIENITKVYKQRRVLNVPSLEIPAGQTLGLVGNNGAGKTTLFSLLLDLIQATTGRIRINNHPVHLSEEWKNDVSAFIDESFLIGYLTPEEYFYFLGELRGLNKASIDNFLQQFEDLFNGEILKAGKYIRDLSKGNMKKVGIAGALIGQPSIIILDEPFANLDPTTQIKLKKLIKKWAEDTQTTFLISSHDLQHTTEVCQRIVVLNKGEVAKDIESNPETLQELEEYFALPVES, encoded by the coding sequence ATGATTACCATTGAAAATATAACCAAAGTATACAAACAACGCAGGGTACTTAATGTTCCTTCTTTAGAAATCCCCGCAGGGCAAACCTTAGGGCTTGTAGGCAACAATGGAGCTGGGAAAACTACGCTCTTCAGCTTATTGCTAGATCTGATACAAGCTACCACTGGGCGTATTCGCATTAATAATCATCCCGTTCACCTTAGTGAAGAGTGGAAAAATGATGTCTCCGCATTTATCGATGAGAGTTTTCTCATAGGATATCTTACCCCGGAAGAATATTTCTACTTCTTAGGAGAACTAAGAGGGCTTAACAAAGCCAGTATAGATAATTTTCTTCAGCAATTTGAAGACCTCTTCAATGGTGAAATATTAAAAGCAGGAAAGTATATCCGAGATCTCTCCAAAGGAAATATGAAAAAAGTAGGAATTGCAGGAGCTCTTATTGGCCAGCCCAGCATCATTATTCTAGATGAACCTTTTGCCAACCTAGATCCTACTACACAGATTAAATTAAAAAAACTTATCAAAAAATGGGCGGAAGATACACAAACAACCTTTCTTATTTCCAGCCACGACTTACAACATACCACAGAAGTATGCCAACGTATTGTAGTTCTTAACAAAGGAGAGGTGGCAAAGGATATCGAAAGTAACCCTGAAACCCTTCAAGAATTAGAAGAATACTTTGCCCTACCTGTAGAATCCTAA
- a CDS encoding transglycosylase domain-containing protein — protein MESKKKTNPQFPLPPKNKKKSKSKSYVSKWIKFVWAALFAVVAGIALLFFMVSQGFLGEMPDIQDIENPDIYVASEIISADGVSLSKFEKEKVIPVKYQDLPPYLVYALQAKEDERFKEHSGIDLKSIGRAIRFGGSRGGGSTITQQLAKLLFTKKASSNKLLRGVQKLREWSVAVSLEKRYTKEQIITLYFNKFDFIYNANGIEMASRIYFNKHTNELTLPEAATFVAMLENPVRNNPLRNPEKSKERRDVVLKQMLETGYIDQSTYQQAIDAPLVTDYHPVKSVSEGYSAYYKFFLRKEVDAYLDEYEKKTGKRLNLFRDGLKIYVTLDSRMQKYAEEAIKEHLEGLQRNFDSEQSRNPNRPFYGINSKTSKELLVAAMKRTGRYKHLKEDGLDEEQIIEEFKKPTKLTRFSWKGEEEVEMSPWDSIRYHKQIAQAGLLSMEPYTGNIKAWVGGIDWQYYQYDHVKQGKRQVGSTFKPFVYAAAIINLGYTPCTTVSNATFTKGKWSVKGRGGNLSLRDALAHSQNPIAVRLIEATGPQKVIQLARDLGVQSDIPNNSTIALGSSDITIYEMLGAYSAFANYGTYTKPEMIWRIEDANNRVITEVKPESREVMNEVFAYTMIDMMKGVAQYGTASGGLRRAGINAEVAAKTGTTNNNSDGWFIGITPNLATGVWVGWEDRATHFRSTSEGQGARMALPIWTIFMNKVYKNKDLGISQSDKFPIPASLKDGFDCGSLKGLGGYGDEGNLQTMEEIKNSHNQPKNDQEASPQPAKKEESINDKINKVDEIDFNQ, from the coding sequence ATGGAAAGCAAGAAAAAAACAAATCCACAATTTCCACTTCCTCCTAAAAACAAGAAAAAATCAAAAAGTAAATCCTATGTTTCCAAATGGATAAAGTTTGTTTGGGCGGCTCTCTTTGCAGTCGTTGCAGGGATTGCTTTATTATTCTTTATGGTTTCACAAGGGTTTTTAGGAGAAATGCCTGATATTCAGGATATTGAAAATCCTGATATCTACGTAGCCTCTGAGATTATTTCAGCAGATGGAGTATCTCTTAGTAAATTTGAAAAAGAAAAAGTTATTCCTGTAAAATACCAAGATCTTCCTCCTTACCTTGTCTATGCTTTACAAGCTAAAGAAGATGAGCGTTTTAAAGAACACTCGGGAATAGACCTCAAATCTATTGGGCGAGCCATCCGTTTTGGAGGTAGCCGTGGTGGTGGATCTACCATTACCCAACAATTGGCAAAACTTCTCTTTACTAAAAAAGCCTCTAGCAACAAACTACTAAGAGGAGTACAAAAGCTGAGAGAATGGTCCGTAGCTGTAAGTTTGGAAAAACGATATACCAAAGAGCAAATCATTACTCTGTATTTTAATAAATTCGATTTCATCTATAATGCCAATGGTATTGAGATGGCTTCTAGAATTTACTTTAATAAACACACAAACGAACTTACTCTACCAGAAGCTGCTACTTTTGTTGCCATGCTTGAAAACCCAGTAAGAAACAACCCTTTAAGAAATCCTGAAAAATCTAAGGAAAGAAGAGATGTTGTACTAAAACAAATGCTGGAAACAGGTTATATAGACCAATCTACCTACCAACAAGCAATAGACGCTCCATTAGTAACCGATTATCATCCTGTAAAATCAGTAAGCGAAGGTTATTCTGCTTATTATAAATTCTTTTTACGTAAAGAAGTAGATGCTTATTTGGATGAATATGAAAAGAAAACTGGAAAACGCCTTAATCTCTTCAGAGATGGTTTAAAAATTTATGTAACCTTAGACTCAAGAATGCAAAAATATGCTGAAGAAGCAATTAAAGAGCATTTGGAAGGTTTACAAAGAAATTTCGATTCTGAACAATCAAGAAATCCAAATCGCCCTTTTTATGGTATAAACTCTAAAACCAGTAAAGAACTGTTAGTCGCTGCAATGAAAAGAACAGGTCGTTATAAACACCTAAAAGAAGACGGTCTTGATGAAGAGCAAATTATAGAAGAATTTAAAAAACCTACCAAACTTACTCGCTTCTCTTGGAAAGGAGAGGAAGAAGTAGAAATGTCTCCTTGGGATTCCATCCGTTATCACAAACAAATCGCCCAAGCAGGTTTGTTATCTATGGAACCTTACACAGGTAACATTAAAGCATGGGTAGGAGGTATCGACTGGCAATACTACCAATACGACCACGTAAAACAAGGAAAAAGACAAGTAGGATCTACCTTTAAACCATTTGTATATGCTGCTGCAATTATCAATCTGGGCTATACTCCTTGTACCACTGTATCCAATGCAACCTTTACCAAAGGAAAATGGTCAGTAAAAGGACGTGGCGGTAATTTATCTCTAAGAGATGCTCTTGCTCACTCTCAGAACCCTATTGCTGTTAGATTGATAGAAGCTACAGGTCCGCAAAAAGTTATTCAGCTTGCCAGAGATTTAGGAGTACAAAGTGATATTCCTAATAACAGTACTATCGCTTTAGGATCCTCTGATATCACCATTTACGAAATGTTAGGAGCTTATAGCGCATTTGCCAACTACGGTACCTATACAAAACCTGAGATGATTTGGAGAATTGAAGATGCCAACAACCGTGTTATCACCGAAGTAAAACCAGAATCTCGTGAGGTAATGAACGAAGTATTTGCCTATACTATGATTGACATGATGAAAGGTGTTGCTCAGTATGGTACTGCTTCCGGGGGATTAAGACGTGCTGGTATTAATGCAGAGGTTGCAGCTAAAACAGGTACTACCAATAACAACTCCGATGGTTGGTTTATCGGTATCACTCCTAACCTAGCTACTGGTGTATGGGTAGGATGGGAAGATAGAGCTACCCACTTTAGAAGTACAAGTGAAGGGCAAGGTGCAAGAATGGCCCTACCTATCTGGACTATCTTTATGAATAAAGTTTATAAAAATAAAGATTTAGGAATTAGCCAAAGTGATAAATTCCCTATCCCAGCGAGCTTAAAAGACGGCTTTGATTGCGGCTCCTTAAAAGGACTTGGAGGATATGGAGATGAAGGAAATCTTCAGACGATGGAAGAAATTAAAAACTCCCATAATCAACCTAAAAATGACCAAGAGGCTTCTCCTCAACCTGCTAAAAAAGAAGAAAGCATCAACGATAAAATTAATAAAGTTGATGAAATAGATTTTAACCAATAA